CCTTCTCTATCTCGAGGTGCATCTCGGCGAAGCGCTTAACGAGTGCCTTCTGCTCGGGAGAAAGCTCGACGTCTTTAACCTCCGAGAGAGGCCCCTCACCGGCGAGTTTCTCAAGCTCCTTCTGAGCATCCAGGATGGCCTCCATGAGGTGCTTGTGTATCACGGTATCAACGGCTATCCTCCCAACTATCTTCTCGACCGTTGTGTACCTCAATCCCTGCCCCCTTATGAGTTTCAAACCGTCTGTGTAGCTGGAGGCGGCCTTCTTCTC
This DNA window, taken from Thermococcus sp., encodes the following:
- a CDS encoding ferritin family protein; amino-acid sequence: MSMSEPLVKHAYETEKKAASSYTDGLKLIRGQGLRYTTVEKIVGRIAVDTVIHKHLMEAILDAQKELEKLAGEGPLSEVKDVELSPEQKALVKRFAEMHLEIEKDMIETYQKMAEKMTHPLFKGLAEAIVENEKEHHRLLAELITKYKE